TGATGGTTTGCGGCGTGACGTCAGCGGCGTTGACGTCTAGTCCGCCGTAACCGTTGACCTGGCCATCGATAAATCCCGGCGCGATGACAGGCAGCCCCTGGTCAGGATCGATCTCCCGCACCGACAGGATGGTCGTGTCGTAGGCGATTTCTACGTTGATCCCCCGCTGGGGGTCTTTGCCCACAATCGTCTTGGGGTGTGTCACAGCTTGTGTACCCGTCCTTTGAAACGTGAAATGAATTGCTGGTTGGCTTCGTCCCCGCCGGGAGCATTCCCTGATCTCCACAATGGCGGCTCAATCCCGATTTCGTTCAGTTTGCTGATGGTGGACATCATGAGCCAGTTCAGCGTGAAAGCGTTGGCGAACGTGGACACAGCGGCCGTCTTCTCCACCGCTCCGGAGACCTTCATGACGGCGTCTCCGATCGGAACCTTCGTGTCGATATGGTGGTCCACCACGTCGTGCAGATTCAGCTTTTGCGGATGCCGTGCGGGATGGTCACTGGCTGTTTCCTCTGCGTGCTCCCGCGAGGACACGCCGATGGTCTTGACCGATCGTTCACGCGCCGTCAGGGCCGCGTCGATGAGGGCACTGTTGATGCCGTACGCGTTGACCAGGATCAGGACGTCCCCTGGTCCGAGTCCCGCGTCCTCGATGACGATCCGGCCGTAACCCGGAGTCCGTTCCATGGCCATTGACCGTAGAGCGCCGCTGGAGAGCAGGGTGCCTTCGTCCAAAATGGCCGAAACGTGCATCAGCCCACCTGCCCGGAAGAACACTTCCTGGCTTGCCAGGTTCGAATGGCCGCCTGGGCCGTA
This genomic interval from Arthrobacter sp. FW306-2-2C-D06B contains the following:
- a CDS encoding sugar isomerase domain-containing protein; the protein is MNPSEQLPLDYLGKITELLGRIRLEEAENISIAAGILAAQVAKDELVHIYGPGGHSNLASQEVFFRAGGLMHVSAILDEGTLLSSGALRSMAMERTPGYGRIVIEDAGLGPGDVLILVNAYGINSALIDAALTARERSVKTIGVSSREHAEETASDHPARHPQKLNLHDVVDHHIDTKVPIGDAVMKVSGAVEKTAAVSTFANAFTLNWLMMSTISKLNEIGIEPPLWRSGNAPGGDEANQQFISRFKGRVHKL